In Paracoccaceae bacterium Fryx2, a single genomic region encodes these proteins:
- a CDS encoding ABC transporter ATP-binding protein gives MTHAASADRDPAEPILEIENLSISFFLRTREIPAVMDFSCTVMPGEAMGLVGESGCGKSTVALAVMRDLGKTGRITGGSIRFKGRDLTHMTEAELRHIRGSEIAMIYQEPMASLNPAMKIGAQLAEVPMIHQGMGRADAWALARQIVADVRLPDPDRILQAFPHQLSGGQQQRIVIAMALMSKPALLILDEPTTALDVTVEAGIVDLVKDLGRKYGTSMLFISHNLGLILDVCDRLCVMYSGEAVETGNVAEVFDKMRHPYTQALFRSIPLPGADKNTHPLVAIPGNFPLPHERPRGCNFGPRCDYFQPGLCNAAEVPMLQVPFGDRHETRCLRFGAIDWDAPLAAPVTVEKTPVGAIVLRMENLRKYYEVGSGSMFGSGATRVVKANETLSFEAREGETLAIVGESGCGKSTFAKVLMGLETATSGKIVLYNQDIQDTPIEKRSTDTVSSVQMVFQNPFDTLNPSMTVGRQIVRALEIFKEGTSDADRTARMLELLDLVKLPRAFAVRMPRQLSGGQKQRVGIARAFAGGAKVVVADEPVSALDVSVQAAVTDLLMEIQRKNRTTLLFISHDLSIVRYLSDRVMVMYLGHVVEMGTTDQVFQPPYHPYTEALLSAVPIADTRVKKKRIVLEGDIPSAMNPPPGCPFQTRCRWKSQVPGGLCDREMPPIRVLAPGHQVKCHLPDAVLATMEPVITLAED, from the coding sequence ATGACACACGCAGCTTCCGCCGACCGGGATCCCGCCGAACCGATCCTCGAGATCGAGAACCTCTCGATCTCCTTCTTCCTGCGCACCCGCGAGATTCCGGCGGTGATGGATTTCTCCTGCACCGTGATGCCGGGCGAGGCGATGGGGCTGGTGGGCGAATCCGGCTGCGGAAAGTCCACCGTGGCGCTGGCGGTGATGCGCGATCTGGGCAAGACCGGCCGCATCACCGGCGGCAGCATCCGCTTCAAGGGCCGCGACCTGACCCACATGACCGAGGCGGAACTGCGCCACATCCGCGGCTCGGAAATCGCGATGATCTATCAGGAGCCGATGGCCTCGCTGAACCCCGCGATGAAGATCGGCGCGCAGCTGGCCGAGGTGCCGATGATCCATCAGGGCATGGGCCGCGCCGACGCCTGGGCGCTGGCCCGTCAGATCGTGGCCGACGTGCGCCTGCCCGACCCCGACCGCATCCTGCAGGCCTTCCCGCACCAGCTTTCGGGCGGCCAGCAGCAGCGCATCGTGATCGCCATGGCGCTGATGTCCAAGCCCGCGCTGCTGATCCTCGATGAACCCACCACCGCGCTCGATGTCACGGTCGAGGCGGGCATCGTCGATCTGGTCAAGGATCTGGGCCGGAAATACGGCACCTCAATGCTGTTCATCAGCCACAACCTCGGCCTGATCCTCGATGTCTGCGACCGGCTCTGCGTGATGTATTCCGGCGAGGCGGTGGAAACCGGCAACGTGGCCGAGGTGTTCGACAAGATGCGCCACCCCTACACGCAGGCGCTGTTCCGTTCGATCCCGCTGCCGGGGGCCGACAAGAACACCCATCCGCTGGTCGCGATCCCCGGCAACTTCCCGCTGCCGCACGAACGGCCCCGGGGCTGCAACTTCGGCCCGCGCTGCGACTATTTCCAGCCCGGCCTGTGCAATGCGGCCGAGGTGCCGATGCTTCAGGTGCCCTTCGGAGACCGCCACGAAACCCGCTGCCTGCGGTTCGGGGCCATCGACTGGGATGCCCCGCTCGCCGCGCCCGTCACGGTCGAAAAGACCCCGGTCGGCGCCATCGTGCTGCGGATGGAGAACCTGCGCAAGTATTACGAGGTCGGCAGCGGCTCGATGTTCGGCAGCGGCGCGACCCGGGTGGTCAAGGCCAACGAAACCCTCAGCTTCGAGGCGCGCGAGGGCGAAACCCTGGCGATCGTGGGTGAATCCGGCTGCGGCAAGTCCACCTTCGCCAAGGTGCTGATGGGGCTGGAAACCGCGACCTCGGGCAAGATCGTGCTCTACAATCAGGACATTCAGGATACTCCGATCGAAAAGCGGTCCACCGACACCGTGTCATCGGTGCAGATGGTGTTCCAGAACCCGTTCGACACGCTGAACCCCTCGATGACGGTCGGCCGTCAGATCGTCCGCGCGCTGGAAATCTTCAAGGAAGGCACCTCGGATGCCGACCGCACGGCGCGGATGCTGGAACTGCTCGATCTCGTGAAACTGCCCCGCGCCTTTGCCGTCCGGATGCCGCGCCAGCTTTCGGGCGGCCAGAAGCAGCGGGTCGGCATCGCCCGCGCCTTTGCCGGGGGCGCCAAGGTGGTGGTGGCCGACGAGCCGGTGTCGGCGCTCGATGTCAGCGTGCAGGCCGCCGTCACCGACCTGCTGATGGAGATCCAGCGCAAGAACCGCACCACCCTGCTGTTCATCAGCCACGACCTGTCGATCGTGCGCTATCTCAGCGACCGGGTGATGGTGATGTATCTGGGGCATGTGGTGGAGATGGGCACGACCGATCAGGTGTTCCAGCCGCCCTACCACCCCTATACCGAGGCGCTGCTGTCGGCGGTGCCGATTGCCGACACGCGGGTGAAGAAGAAGCGCATCGTGCTGGAAGGCGACATTCCGTCCGCGATGAACCCGCCGCCCGGCTGCCCGTTCCAGACCCGCTGCCGCTGGAAATCACAGGTGCCCGGCGGGCTCTGCGACCGCGAGATGCCGCCGATCCGGGTGCTGGCGCCGGGCCATCAGGTCAAGTGCCACCTGCCCGATGCCGTGCTGGCCACGATGGAGCCGGTGATCACCCTGGCCGAAGACTAG
- a CDS encoding ABC transporter permease: MEPLGWGQILVAILTQFLPVWAGMIVTLALSVTFKRRLGLYGKLYDSPVGMVGFGLVLFWVFTAIFADQIITHDPLRQVSGLKNAWPGAALANPGEAYPHYLLGGDNLARDVFSRMVMGARRVLAIAPAATLFAFMMGITLGLPAGYFGGKLDAVLSFLANLVLSFPVILLFYLLVTPEIRVTGIPTMLAAVLFLFPVIFLTVLFNSRYFTNPKQRNLYVGITLVLGLWAYSGLAFNADPLGVWSMDPNLLNVFVSVVFVNAPTVFRIVRGITLDIKSRDYVAAGQTRGEGPWYIMLWEILPNARGPLIVDFCLRIGYTTILLGTLGFFGLGVAPESPDWGSTINAGRRLLSSFPFPALVPALALMSLVLGLNLLADGLREESLKD, encoded by the coding sequence GTGGAACCACTGGGCTGGGGCCAGATCCTCGTCGCGATCCTGACGCAGTTCCTGCCGGTCTGGGCGGGGATGATCGTGACGCTGGCACTGTCGGTCACCTTCAAGCGGCGTCTGGGGCTTTACGGCAAGCTTTATGACAGCCCGGTGGGCATGGTCGGCTTCGGGCTGGTGCTGTTCTGGGTGTTCACCGCGATCTTTGCCGACCAGATCATCACCCACGACCCGCTGCGCCAGGTCTCGGGGCTCAAGAACGCCTGGCCCGGCGCGGCACTGGCCAATCCGGGCGAGGCCTATCCGCATTATCTGCTGGGCGGCGACAACCTAGCGCGCGACGTGTTCTCGCGCATGGTGATGGGGGCGCGGCGCGTCCTCGCCATCGCCCCGGCCGCCACGCTCTTCGCCTTCATGATGGGCATCACCCTCGGCCTGCCCGCAGGCTATTTCGGCGGCAAGCTCGACGCGGTGCTGTCCTTCCTCGCCAACCTCGTGCTGTCCTTCCCGGTGATCCTGCTGTTCTACCTGCTGGTCACGCCGGAAATCCGCGTCACCGGCATCCCGACCATGCTGGCCGCCGTGCTGTTCCTGTTCCCGGTGATCTTCCTGACCGTGCTTTTCAACAGCCGCTACTTCACCAACCCGAAACAGCGCAACCTCTACGTCGGCATCACGCTGGTGCTCGGCCTCTGGGCCTATTCGGGCCTTGCCTTCAACGCCGACCCTCTGGGCGTATGGTCGATGGACCCGAACCTGCTGAACGTCTTCGTCTCGGTGGTGTTCGTCAACGCGCCCACCGTGTTCCGCATCGTGCGCGGCATCACGCTCGACATCAAGTCGCGCGACTACGTCGCGGCCGGCCAGACCCGCGGCGAAGGCCCCTGGTACATCATGCTGTGGGAGATCCTCCCCAACGCCCGCGGCCCGCTGATCGTCGATTTCTGCCTGCGCATCGGCTACACGACCATCCTGCTCGGCACGCTGGGCTTCTTCGGCCTTGGCGTGGCCCCCGAAAGCCCCGACTGGGGCTCCACCATCAACGCAGGCCGCAGGCTCCTGTCATCCTTCCCCTTCCCCGCCCTCGTCCCGGCGCTGGCGCTGATGAGCCTGGTGCTCGGCCTCAACCTGCTGGCCGACGGTCTGCGCGAAGAAAGCCTGAAAGACTGA
- a CDS encoding ABC transporter permease, translating to MLRFLLRRFLLLVATALCLTFIVFYLTNLPPNLEKLAKSEGNARMQDAEVTSWLEKNGHARPLLLRYGAWLGVAPGWTFEEPDGTVRGRCIPRGTDASLAPRFCGVLQGNWGQSSVFKEPVSKIVAVRLGLTGWLMLCVMLVMVPSALLIGVLSGMREGSRTDRWLSTGAIATTATPEYVSGVVFITIFASSVTGLGWFKGTATSAMDGITFANFFLPVMTIALYGIGYIARMTRASMAEVMTAQYIRTARLKGVGFGAVVMRHALRNALIAPFTVIMLQFPWLLNGVVIVETLFNYKGFGWALVQAAGNNDIELLLGCSVVAVVVVLVTQLLSDIGYAWLNPRIRIS from the coding sequence ATGCTCCGATTCCTGTTGCGACGATTCCTGTTGCTGGTGGCAACGGCGCTGTGCCTGACCTTCATCGTGTTCTACCTGACCAACCTGCCGCCCAACCTCGAAAAGCTCGCCAAGTCCGAAGGCAACGCCCGGATGCAGGACGCCGAGGTGACAAGCTGGCTGGAAAAGAACGGCCACGCCCGCCCCCTGCTCCTGCGCTACGGTGCCTGGCTGGGGGTCGCCCCCGGCTGGACGTTTGAGGAACCCGACGGCACCGTGCGCGGCCGCTGCATCCCGCGCGGCACCGACGCCAGCCTTGCCCCGCGCTTCTGCGGCGTTCTGCAAGGCAACTGGGGCCAATCGAGCGTCTTCAAGGAACCGGTGTCGAAGATCGTCGCCGTCAGGCTGGGGCTGACCGGCTGGCTGATGCTTTGCGTGATGCTGGTGATGGTGCCCTCGGCGCTGCTGATCGGCGTGCTGTCGGGGATGCGCGAGGGCTCTCGCACCGACCGCTGGCTGTCCACCGGGGCCATCGCCACCACCGCGACGCCGGAATATGTGTCGGGCGTGGTGTTCATCACCATCTTCGCCTCTTCGGTGACCGGGCTCGGCTGGTTCAAGGGCACGGCGACCTCCGCGATGGACGGCATAACCTTCGCCAACTTCTTCCTGCCGGTGATGACCATCGCCCTTTACGGCATCGGCTACATCGCCCGCATGACCCGCGCCTCGATGGCCGAGGTGATGACGGCACAATACATCCGCACCGCGCGGCTGAAGGGTGTGGGCTTCGGCGCCGTGGTGATGCGCCACGCCCTGCGCAACGCGTTGATCGCCCCCTTCACCGTGATCATGCTGCAGTTTCCCTGGCTGCTGAACGGCGTCGTGATCGTGGAGACGCTGTTCAATTACAAGGGCTTCGGCTGGGCGCTGGTGCAGGCGGCGGGCAACAACGACATCGAGCTCCTGCTCGGATGCTCGGTCGTGGCGGTGGTGGTGGTGCTGGTGACGCAGCTCCTGTCCGACATCGGCTACGCCTGGCTGAACCCCCGCATCCGCATCTCGTAG